CACACATCAGTGCCTCAGATATCCGTTACGATACTTTTGGTGCTGGTTACGTGTTGTATTTTAATGAGAACATGAAAGCCACTTTCTGGTTCGACAGGGTGTGGAACGAAAGCACCTCGCTGGAGGGTTTCACTTCAGATGTGGATGATAATGTATTCACAGCCCGGCTGCAATACCGGTTCTAGTTCTTCTTCTCATTTTTGGATTCCTTAGCGGATAATTTTTAAACGTAACATTACTGGTAACGGGTATACTCCGCGGTTGACGGTCCATGAGTGACCACCAGTCTGTTGGAGGAAGCGATCCTGATGACGAACGTGTCCTTAGTACCATTCCCTCTCCAGGTAACGATCGTTTGCATTATGTGTGCAGAACTGTCCGTAAAACGAGTGCTGAAGGTCCCATACCTTGATCCCACAAAACCTCCGTGATTCTCTGTATAAGAACTGTCCGCCCGGAAGATATATCCAACTGACCCGCTAACCCAGGTACCTAGCAAAGTTTCATGTGTTATCACATCTGGCTTTTTAGATTTCTTACAGGCAAAGGAAGCAACTGCGATAAACAGCATGAATAGTAAAAAACGTTTCATATAGGTATTATAGTAAGATTACATGCGCATCAATGTTCTGGTCTTAGCGTTAACCGTTATCCTTATGATAGTATTGGAAATCTTTTCCAGCGTTCCAATATCTGGTGTTGTTGTGCCTGTCTTTGTTAAACGTAACTCAAAAACATTCGGAGTGCTGGTTGTCTTAAGCTGGTAAGTACCCGTTTCCTCCGGGGTAGTTCCTCCGGCAAACCAGCTATAGCTAAGATTTGCATTGAATTTATATCCCGGTTGCATCCACATGGAGGATGTGGCCTCTGTCCATTGGCCGGGCAGAGAAAAATTAGCGTCCAGATCTTTTTTAGATTTCTTACAGGCCGTGCCGGCAAGGATCAGGAACGTAGCAAATAGTACAATGTGTTTCATATAAGCGGTTTAGGGGATTATTATTTTACACGCAGCAGTATGTATTTTGGAGAGGGGCCGGGGCCTATACTGATTGTACCGTACCTGAACTCATGCACAGAAACCATCTCCAGGTAGAAAACACCTATAACATCACCCTGATAAGTGGTGAGGATCACTTCTATGCCTTTCTGATCATTGATATAATGCGCCTTGAAAGTACCACTTTTTACAACTCCGTTAACTGTACTGGTAAAAGACTTGTCCATCCTTAAACTCAAAGACGCCTCTCCCGGTTCCGAACGTAATGATTCCTGTCTCAGCTCCCAATTGCCCGGCAGTATATCCAGGGGCTCAACTTTTTTAGATTTCTTACAGGCAGTGCCGGCAAGAATGAGTAGCGTAGCAAATAGTACAATGTGTTTCATATAATAGGGGATTATACTAGTATTCTTTCACTGCTATGCAGTCCCACGGTGCCCTGCGCCCGAATCGTTTGCTCACATATCCTGCTGCCTGATTTCTTATTGCTTCATCATCTACTTTTAACACCTTAGGATCAAGGAGTTGAAAATACAAGGTAATAGGAGTGCCCAGGTTAGAGAGGGTTACTTTTTTGATCTTCGTACCTGCGGAATCCACAACGGTAAAGGTTCCCTCTATAATGGTGTCAGGATGTTTAAAGGAATAATATCGATGGTCCTGCAGTAATACATAAGTGGTCAGATCTTCTGCCCGTTTGATGTATTTCCAGGCGGTATCCTGTGAAAAAGGCTGTGCGGTAGCCAGCAGGTCCCATTGGCCATAGATCGTATTATTCATCATTGGCTCAGGAACGGCCTCCTTTTTATCTTTTTTACAGGCTGCAAAGAGCAGGGCGCCGAGCACTAAATAACAGATCCTTTTCATATAAGTCTTTTCGTTTAAAGAATTACCCTGCATTCCATCATCCTTCCATATTTCCGGCGCACGTACCCCGGTGCCGTGTTTTTGATGGATTCATCGTCCATTTGCAGTTCCCCGGAAGGCAGCAGTTGAATATAGAGTTTGATGGGTTCCCCTTCGTTGGAGATGGTCAGTACTTTTATATTGGTATTTGCAGAATCAGCTATGGTATAAGTGCCTTCCGTTATTTTGTCAGGATATTTTTGCGTAATGTATTTACCGTTGTTTATCAGCACAAATGACGTAACATCCACCGGAAATTTAACCGGCTTCCAATTAGTGTCCGCAGCAAAAGGCTGTGCCGTTAAGTGCAGGATCCATTGACCGTAAATGGTAGGGGGCAGTGGTGGAGGTGTGTCTGTTTTCTTATCTTTTTTACACGCTGCGAGCAATACAGTTGACAGGGCCACCAGGCATAAAATTCTTTTCATACAGCTGGAGTTGTCCCATAAAACGGATCAGGCCCCCAAGGAGTTACAGGCGCCGGGAAATTAACTTTCCCTGCCCAGTTCCAGCGTAAACCCAAAAGTGGAGCCTACTTCTATTTTGCTGCGTACATTGATGGTCTGGTCGTGTGCCTCTACAATGTGTTTCACGATGGCCAGGCCCAAACCGGTACCGCCGATATCTCTGCTGCGGGCACGGTCCGTACGGTAAAAACGTTCAAATACACGGGGGAGGTGTTCTTCTGCCATGCCGATGCCGGAATCCGAGATCTCTATCAGCACGCGTTTGCCGTCCATATTGTAGATACTGGCAATGGTCTGCCCTTCCTGTTTGCCATATTTAACGGAATTCTCAATCAGGTTGATGAGCACCTGGCGGATCTTTTCCTTATCTGCCGAAACATGTATGGGGGCTTCACATCCTTTTTTGATACTGAATTTAATCCCTTTCTGGTTGGCTTTCAGGGAGAGGGTGTCAAACACATCCTTCACCAGGTCCTGGATCACAAACACTTCCTTGTTGATGGTCATTTCCCCGCTTTCCAGCTTGGAGATCTCATCCAGGTCGTCTATCAGCCTGCATAAACGGTCGATATTCTTGGTGGCGTTCTTCAGGAACATTTTGTTCACGGCGGGGTCATCGATAGCGCCGTCCAGCAAGGTGTGGATGTAACCCTGTACCGCAAAGATGGGGGTTTTGAGTTCGTGGGAAAGGTTCAGCAGGAATTCCTTGCGGAAGGCTTCGTTCTTGCGCAGGTTCTCCAGTTCTTCCTTCTTTTGGGAGGCCCATTTTTCCACGTCTTCACTTACCTCGTCTATCGTTTTCAGGGGCAGGATGTTTTTGTTGAAGAAGTCTTCCCGTTTGGATGCCTTGGTCTGGTAAATAAATTTATAGATCAGCTTGATCTTACGGTAGATGAAGTTCTGTAACGTATAGAGATACAAGTAGTAAGCTATCAGAAAGGTAAGGCCGAAAGCGATCAGGGTTTCCCGTACACCTACCTCTAAAATGAGGCAACCTAATCCCATGATAAGCGAAAGCACAAGTGCTGTAAAGGCAGCAAGCTTCTGCGGTGAAAGGTTTTTTGCTTTGAACATACTCCAGAGTGAGTAAAGATTGTAATACCGGGAAATTAACTCAAATTTTTTATTTGCCATAATCAAACACTATCGCCCGGCCCCGGGAGAGCTGCACACAAGAACAAAAAGAATAAGAAGAAAGGGGTATTACATCTCGAACTTATAACCTACACCTTTAACGGTTGTGATCAGGTCTACACCTAATTTCTGACGGATCTTACGGATATGCACATCAATGGTACGGTCTCCTACGATCACTTCTGTACCCCATACCTGGTTGAGTATCTCGTTGCGGAGGAATACCCTGCCTGGTTTGGAAGCCAGTAATTGTAATAGTTCGAATTCTTTTTTAGCGAGGATGATCTCTACGCCTTTATAAGTAACGGTGAACTTTTCGCGGTCAATGATCAGGTCGCCCAATTGCATCTGCTGCTCTTCCACTTTGTTGAGGCGGCGGAACAATGCATTGATCCTGCTCACCAGCAACTTGGGTTTAATGGGTTTGGCGATATAATCATCTGCGCCCATATTCAAACCCTCTATCTCACTTTTCTCATCATTCAGGGCCGTAAGGAACAATACCATGGTTTCTTTAAACTCTGGTAGTTTGCGGATCTCTTTGCAGGTGTCTATCCCGTTCTTGTTGGGCATCATAATGTCCAGCATGATAAGGTCCGGTCTGAAGATCTTCGCTTTCTGAATAGCTTCCAGGCCATCCTTAGCAGTCACTGTTTCGTAACCTGCGCTCTTGAGATTGTAACTGATGATTTCGAGGATATCCATTTCATCGTCCACTACAAGTATTTTTCCGACTGCTACTGCTGGTTCCATCAACATAAATGAGTTTTTAAGATGGCACAAAATTAACTTGCATATTCCCGATTAATAGAATGATAACATTATAAAATTGTTAAGTTAAGCCATCCTGGCACTCTCAATGCCTGTCTGCAAGATACGGAATTCATAACCGATTTCTGCTTTTGTGAACATAGAACACTGATATGTTTGAGTTTTTAAATGATAGGAAAATCTAATAACTACAAGGGCATTGCTAATTCCACATAATTGGTAGTAAATTTGCAGTACAGCGAGGAGTAATACACTTATATGAGAAAATTATTACTGATTATATGTTTGGGAATTGTTCACAGCAACTGGGTATCGGCGCAGCCACAACAGGTAAAGATCCCTATCCAGCGGCAGATCTTCCACGATAACATTGATAAAGAACAGGTTACTGCCGATAAGTTCGATAGTAAAACGGATAACTACGTCAAAGTGGGGGATGATGAGGCCATGAATCTACAGGTGACCAATGCCCTCCTCAAACAGGTAGACGATATTCAGCTGGAAATAGAAAGAGATACAGCCCTGGACCAAAGGCTGAAAGTGAAATACCTTTCCGGACTTCAGCAGGTGCTCAAGGACTATAACAGCAAACGCGCCTTCCGCAGGATAGATGCTGCAGAAGCCCCGGCTATTGTACAGGCTTACCGCAATATGATGTTGGCGGATATCAAGGGAAAGAGTATCTATCCCATTGCCCGCAAACTGAGCTTTGAAGCAGGCGATAAACTGGTGGAGGTGTTTAATGACAATCCCGGCTTTAAGGAAGCCCGCCAGGAGATGTTCGCCAAATATGCATTTAAGAACCTCGAAGATATTATGCCAAAG
This DNA window, taken from Chitinophaga niabensis, encodes the following:
- a CDS encoding sensor histidine kinase yields the protein MFKAKNLSPQKLAAFTALVLSLIMGLGCLILEVGVRETLIAFGLTFLIAYYLYLYTLQNFIYRKIKLIYKFIYQTKASKREDFFNKNILPLKTIDEVSEDVEKWASQKKEELENLRKNEAFRKEFLLNLSHELKTPIFAVQGYIHTLLDGAIDDPAVNKMFLKNATKNIDRLCRLIDDLDEISKLESGEMTINKEVFVIQDLVKDVFDTLSLKANQKGIKFSIKKGCEAPIHVSADKEKIRQVLINLIENSVKYGKQEGQTIASIYNMDGKRVLIEISDSGIGMAEEHLPRVFERFYRTDRARSRDIGGTGLGLAIVKHIVEAHDQTINVRSKIEVGSTFGFTLELGRES
- a CDS encoding response regulator transcription factor — translated: MLMEPAVAVGKILVVDDEMDILEIISYNLKSAGYETVTAKDGLEAIQKAKIFRPDLIMLDIMMPNKNGIDTCKEIRKLPEFKETMVLFLTALNDEKSEIEGLNMGADDYIAKPIKPKLLVSRINALFRRLNKVEEQQMQLGDLIIDREKFTVTYKGVEIILAKKEFELLQLLASKPGRVFLRNEILNQVWGTEVIVGDRTIDVHIRKIRQKLGVDLITTVKGVGYKFEM